The nucleotide sequence TCAGCTCATTCAACGTACAACTCGAAGTTTAAGTCTAACCGAAGCTGGTCAATTACTTTACACTCAAGGTGAAGAGTTGCTCAGAGATGCTGAACAAGCCGTTTCTAGTGTTCACAACCTTAACGACGCGACCCGCGGAGTGTTAAAGGTTGGGATTTCACAGTCCTTTGGCACTATGCATATCATTCCCGCATTACCTGAATTTATGGCAACTCACCCAGAGTTGGAGTTACAGGTGAGTTTACTCGATCATAAAGTTGATGTAGTTAGTGAAGGATTAGATCTGTTATTGACCATGTCTGAACAGTTACCTTTAGGCATGGTTGCTCGACCACTGATGAAGTGTCAGTTTCTACTTGTAGCCTCGCCTGAATATGTTGAAAAACATGGTCAGCCGAATCGTCCTGAACAGTTAGTTGATCATAATTGTTTGGTATACCAAGGTGAGTGGCATGAACACAGTGTTTGGCAATTTAAGAAAGGCGATGATTACTGTGAAATAGGTGTTTCAGGTAATTTTAGAGTTGATAATGCGCCAGCATTGAAATCAGCAGCCGTTAGCGGTTTAGGTGTCGTTTATTTGGCCAGTTATCTGCTTGAAGGTGAGATAGAAAAAGGAACCTTAGTGCCATTATTGGAAGATTGGCAGTTAACTCACCACCTTCCACTACAGGCTGTATACCCTAGAAGAAAACACTTAGCACCAAAGGTGAGTGCGTTTATCGATTTTATTAAAGGTCATATCGGTGCTCCACCTTATTGGGATGCCCCTTGTGCAGAGCTTTATGCTAAACGCAAATAGTCTTATTTAGACATCAGCAATTGATCACATATAGCACTCCTTGGAAGTCGATTTTCAAGGAGTGCTAACTTATCTTATTTTTTGAATACCATGTCCGTTTCAGTATATAAAATCATCAATCAGCATGAATATCTTATTCTAAAAATGCATATGTTTAGCGCATAGAAAGGAAACATTGTTCTTAAATGCGGATTATAAAAATAATTTTATGAGCCCTTGCTTTTTAATTGTTTTAATTCAGTTAGTTATGCCTATTGCTTGTGGTTTTCTTTATGTGCATTTATTAAGGGGTTACTAATAAATTAGTGAATACTACTTGTGCTTTGTTCTCAAATAAATACAATTAAACTATTGATTCAGGATGATCTGACTCTTATACATTAACTAAGAATGACCCCTCTTATTTAATGTATACAGATTGGCTTAAGTAGCAGTCCTGAATTGATGCTGACTGAGTTTGTAGAACTAAAACAATTGTCAGCTTTAAAACCATCATCCTAGTTTGGTTTGCCCCAGTATTTTATGCTGGGGTGATTTTTCTAGAACTAGATAGATTGAGTCTTCTGTACCCTACAGTTGGTATTATTGCTAGCATAAGTAAAATACCAATATCATATTGAAGACATTAAAAAAGCCACATTGATGTGGCTTTTTTAATGTCTTTTTATAAGGCTAGCATCATAGCTAACCAAATTTGTTTAGCTATTTCTGATACCACTTACCCATTCATCTACCTGAGTTTCGAGTACGTCTAATGGTAAAGGACCATTTTTCAGTATGAGTGTGTGGAACTCCCTGATATCAAATTGACTACCTAGCGCATCTTTGGCCTTTTTTCTGAGCTCAAGAATTTTAAGCATTCCGATTTTGTAAGCCGTGGCTTGTGATGGCATAACGATATGTCTCTCTACCATTTTTACTGCATCAGATTTGGCATTTGGTGTATTTTCAACATAGTAGTTAAT is from Shewanella sp. MTB7 and encodes:
- a CDS encoding LysR family transcriptional regulator; the encoded protein is MLELLEPIAIFTHVARAGSFSAAARKLGISKSKVSTQVADLEHKLGVQLIQRTTRSLSLTEAGQLLYTQGEELLRDAEQAVSSVHNLNDATRGVLKVGISQSFGTMHIIPALPEFMATHPELELQVSLLDHKVDVVSEGLDLLLTMSEQLPLGMVARPLMKCQFLLVASPEYVEKHGQPNRPEQLVDHNCLVYQGEWHEHSVWQFKKGDDYCEIGVSGNFRVDNAPALKSAAVSGLGVVYLASYLLEGEIEKGTLVPLLEDWQLTHHLPLQAVYPRRKHLAPKVSAFIDFIKGHIGAPPYWDAPCAELYAKRK